One Candidatus Nezhaarchaeales archaeon DNA window includes the following coding sequences:
- a CDS encoding histone deacetylase: MKRRCGGSFLNVRVGVTCRLRLEVARRMATVVIYDEVFLKHHTGFGHPESPRRVESSFRELSSSRVMLSGACRVVKPRLASPSEVELVHDPSYVAMVRRLCEGGGGYIDADTPVSKDSYEVALYAVGGVLKGCDMILSGEAKKVFGLVRPPGHHAGIAGRALSAPTAGFCIFNNVAIAARYLLSKGLNRVLILDHDCHHGNGTQEILYSNGKVLKVDLHQDPRTLYPGTGYAWEIGEGEGKGFMVNVPLPPGSGDDVYSMVIDELLQPLMERFKPEIVLVSAGFDAHKDEPITNMSLSAQGFSRIYDFVVEAAEKYSNGRVLATLEGGYGESFPKLVTLAVSKLAGVDYEFKEVATSSKEVVMDKARSTLATLKKLLSASSSGSF; this comes from the coding sequence TTGAAGAGGAGGTGCGGAGGAAGCTTTTTAAACGTTAGAGTAGGAGTAACCTGCCGTTTAAGGTTGGAGGTAGCCCGACGTATGGCGACGGTCGTTATATACGATGAAGTCTTCCTAAAGCATCATACCGGCTTCGGCCACCCTGAATCTCCTAGGAGAGTTGAATCCTCCTTTAGGGAGCTTTCCTCCTCAAGGGTTATGTTGTCCGGGGCGTGTAGGGTGGTTAAGCCGAGGCTTGCTTCACCAAGCGAGGTTGAACTGGTTCACGACCCGAGCTACGTAGCTATGGTTAGAAGGCTATGTGAAGGGGGAGGCGGCTATATAGATGCGGATACACCCGTAAGTAAGGATAGCTACGAGGTAGCCCTCTACGCGGTAGGCGGCGTATTGAAGGGCTGCGACATGATCCTAAGCGGTGAAGCGAAAAAGGTATTCGGCCTCGTAAGGCCGCCTGGACACCACGCGGGGATCGCTGGTAGGGCGTTAAGCGCTCCGACAGCGGGTTTCTGCATCTTTAACAACGTGGCTATAGCCGCTAGGTACCTCTTAAGTAAAGGCTTGAACAGGGTCCTCATCCTGGATCACGACTGCCACCACGGGAATGGTACACAGGAAATCCTTTACTCGAACGGTAAGGTGTTAAAGGTGGACTTACACCAAGACCCCAGAACCCTATACCCTGGAACCGGGTACGCGTGGGAGATCGGTGAGGGCGAGGGCAAAGGCTTCATGGTTAACGTACCCCTACCGCCGGGATCAGGGGACGACGTCTACTCCATGGTTATAGACGAGCTACTACAACCGTTAATGGAACGGTTTAAGCCGGAGATCGTCCTAGTGTCTGCGGGCTTCGACGCCCATAAGGATGAGCCCATAACCAATATGTCGCTTTCAGCCCAAGGATTCTCCCGCATCTACGACTTCGTAGTGGAAGCGGCTGAAAAGTATAGTAATGGGAGGGTTCTAGCCACACTTGAAGGGGGGTACGGCGAAAGCTTCCCTAAGCTCGTAACACTAGCCGTATCAAAACTAGCCGGAGTGGACTACGAGTTTAAGGAGGTAGCGACAAGTAGTAAGGAGGTAGTGATGGATAAAGCCAGATCAACCCTAGCTACGCTTAAAAAGCTACTCTCCGCAAGCTCATCAGGTAGCTTTTAA